The genomic stretch TTGGTTAGCTTCAGAAAATGTCCAGGAACGTGTTTCCACCTTTAATTCGTCTTGAGAACCTATGTATACTCCaaatcgaatttgagttttcttgagtttttttgaagttTGTTAGGGTGTTCTTGGCTGCCGAAAAAATCACCCCCTACGCATTGCCCTCTGTTCTATATATATACTAGGATATATTAGGTCACCAATTCTGAAtcaaatcttgctaattttggtGATTGATATTTGAGTGATTCTTGAATCAAAGCTTTCCAAAATTGACTATGATTTAGAATATATTGGAAGACTTGCAAATATGGTCTTTTCCCATGAACGTGAACAGACTTCTACCATTTGACCCATTTGGTTTTTTTTCCccttttattttaatcattttagtagcctaataataataataatcaatagtaatcataaaataataatgaCATTAAAAtcctaatataatataattttatttaactaaaacaaatcaaataataaaaataataataacaataattagaACACAATGATAATTCTATTAATTAATAAcaccaataaataaataataaccctaaataataatactaatatatataattacttaATTACTAAACCTAACTATAATAATAAACTTAATTAATCCTAATGCTAATCCTAATAGTAATcctattaatactaataataataacaattaataatgctaaatactaatagttagtcctgataaaaaaataataatcgaaACAAGTGTTAGTAAGACTCAAAATACTCCCCAAAATGATAGAACCCTTGTAATGATTGGACCCAATGTTTGGGTCCCAAACATCTGTTAATTACACCCTTGTTTTAaccaacctgatttataagagagcgggtttgaaaatagaaatgtcaaaccccatggctcttaattttgaccccctTGATGAGTTAACAGCCGTTGATTTGATTGGGCAAATTTGGGGGTATGACAGGTTAAGGTTCCACTCTGCAGAATTTTCGTCACCTCCTTACCAGGTTTTGTCAAATATATATAGGAGATCACTTCTAGGTCAAAGCTTGAATCCAATATCTTCTAAATCATGCAATTGGatcttgagaaatttgattgaaaaagtatattcaatctttctatttttgcccaatatttgattcaatttgctTCAATTATTGTTTGGTTAATTAAGAAAGATATATTTGATTGATTCCTTGTcttaaaatcaaagcaaatatatttcatatttatttcactattttatataaattttcatgatttaaagtgatataaaccataaaatatttaataaaaatagtaaaaacaaCATGACTCTTATTTTGGGTCGTGTATGGGCCTATGATAGAGTCTAGATGGAAAGaaaataggcccatttggaaaattttggattttggGACCTTTTTTTTCCACATTTTTCCCTTAAAATTGCTCAACTtagacaaggcctatctctctcaatttttgatgtatgggagtgttctaggattttttagaaaccttagagagtcctctaaccactgtctttggtctcatatcaaaattattctccatgctccttgtgtgtccttttgaaaaaagtgactttttgttgacttttgaaaaggacctataatattttggtccatatctctcaaatgaagcatttttggacttggcatgtgagagacaattttgtagagaataaaatttccttcaaaatgagctttggatggaaaatttctaatgtaccatgtgagagttatggctggtcaaagttcagttgacttttcctatacaaaaccctaatttagaaactttttgaattattgatttttgatctttccttgatgaaccatgatcaattcttgatcaaatggtgaatgatacttcaatatgaggatcttgacaaaaaatcaggagttttgactttactttgaccactgttgactttttaggtctACTAGTCaactattgactttctgaacttttgagtgcCCAATCCTTTGAGACGtggcttgatacttgtcatagagataatgtgagatatattgaaccatatgagatgtcttggagccattgattcactgattttcctttgaatgagccaaaccctagttttagagccttatataggagagtgtgtcttggagctttgtatctcgatttgaatttgaataggagaaatagtgtgggaaaattttggggtatgacagggagaTAGGAGCGAGATTCAACAattgttgaaattgttggatgataacaaatacTTGATGCATGTTATAAATTGTGATGACGAGGTTACCGTCCGagatatattttggactcatccggaTCCGTAAAGTTGTTCAATACTTTTTCGACGGTTCTTATTCTCGATTCTacatacaagaccaacaagtatcggATTCCATTATTTGATATGGTCGGTGTTACATCCATCGATAAGATGTTTGCGGTTGGTTTTGCTTTTTTAGAGTGTGAAAAAAATGACAACTTTAGGTGGGCATTAGAGGTGTGTCagtcacttttgaaaaaataaGTAGAGATGCCTAAGGCTATTCTTACGGACCGCGACACCGCTTTGATGAATGCAGTTGGAAAGGTATTTCCTTCATCTCACCGATGCATTgctttgtcggtatcacatatCATGTAATATGAGAAGTAAGCTTAAACCGGCGTGAGAACCAAATAAGTAGAGGCTGAAAGTGGGAAAGCGGTGAAGTCGGGAGTGATTGTTGGTGGAATAATGGATGCATGGGCGCGTATTGTAAATTCCTCGACACAAGAGTTGTATGCCGATGTCATATTGCAATTTTGGAAGATATGTGAAAAATATCCCGAATTATTGAAATACATTGAGAGCACAATTCTTGACAAAGTGAAGGAGAAGATTGTTTGTGCGTTGACGGATAAAATCCGACACCTTGGGAATACGACAACCAATAGAGTAGAGTTGGCACATGCGACTTTGAAAAATTGGTTTGTGATAGCAAGGGTGATTTGTGCAAAGCATGGGATACCATACATCTCATGATTTCGAACCAACACAACGAAATACAAACCTCTTTTGGTTGGAGCATTACGGTTTTGGAGCATCGGTTTTAGAACAACATCATTTACTCTCAATTGATTGGTAATGTGTCTCGGACCAGATTGAATTATATCTTTCATGAGGCTAATCGAGGTGAAACATTTGATGGCGATAGCGCAAAGTGTcggaacaaaataaaatagaccaCTACCAAATTAAAATTACAAACTTTTTGGCCAATAACTCCCTcgtaattaagcataaaattccAAAGTCTAGCAATCTTTTTAGTCAttagaatttcaattttttatatggAATATTGCATGCTTGTCTGTATATTCTatgttgaataaaatatttaagatttttaaaatattatattcaaagcttaattatttaaaagagaataaaaatagaattataaaaaaaaaatcaaaaaaatgagAAATTTTGTCTACATATTATTATTAGGAAATTATCAAatgcaaaaaaaataaatttgaggGGTCAAAATTAAACAATTGAAATTTAGGGTTCAAATTAAGCAATTAAAAAATTTGAGGaattaaaatcaaacaattaaaatatatgaggttaaaatcaaacaattgaaaaatttgagggaGCAAAATTACATTTAAGCTTAttcgaaaatacattttattttaatttagaaaatagcATATTCCgaaataaatattttgtaaaaaaaattcattcgATATACATATCCATGAAAATTTCGCATGGGGTCCCTAAAAATCCGTATTTAAggattctcatttatttttatgaataagataatgtttctttttttctctctgtAAATTGGGCTGTGAGAGCAAATTTGGCTCTAAATAACGGGCCTGGTCCAATTACGTTTTAAGCTACGATATATAAACAGAATTAGGGTTTATGCATCCGAACCAGAGAAGCGTAGATTGTAAAAAATGGTGAAGTTTCTAAAACCTAACAAGGCGGTGATTCTCTTGCAAGGCCGCTATGCCGGCAAGAAAGCCGTGATCGTGAAGACCTTCGACGACGGCAGCCGTGAGAAACCCTACGGTCACTGTCTCGTTGCCGGGATCAAGAAGTACCCTAGCAAAGTGATCAAGAAGGACTCCGCGAAGAAGACGGCGAAGAAATCTAGGGTTAAGGCGTTCGTGAAGCTGGTGAATTATCAACATCTGATGCCTACTCGTTATACTCTGGATGTGGATCTGAAAGACGCTGTTGTTCCTGATGTTCTTCAATCGAAGGATAAGAAGGTGACGGCGTTGAAAGAGACTAAGAAGAGGTTTGAAGAGAGGTTCAAAACCGGGAAGAACAGGTGGTTTTTCACCAAGCTTAGGTTTTGAATATTCGCTTCTGTTTCGTTTCTTGCTATACATTTTGAGTTTTATTTGTTATGAATCGATTATGGATGATGAACTTGTGGCTTAGTTTTGATTATGTAAGAGATTTTGTTTTTTTCCTCTCTATTATGAGTAGATTTGTTTGTTTACATTTTGAAATTTTGGTTAATTTTTCTGTGGAATCTTAAGGTGTATCATATTCCTTATTCCAAACATAAAAATGAACTCTGATGCAATTTCACTTTGACTAGAATATATGATTGTGATTTTCATATATTTAATGTAAATCAAAAGCAAAATAACGACTAGAATAAAGAATGCCAAATGTACAAGGCCaaataaagttgtaatcacaaaTTGTGTTTAGTTAGTTTATATAGTTTTATTGCAATTTTGTGTTTTTGGAAGTGAATGGAATGTTTTCTTTGCATCTTCCAAATGGTATAGTTAGTATATAATTCTATCCCAATTTAATGTTTggttatcattttattttaaatggttTGTTTCTCATTCATTGTCTTGCAAAAATGATTTTAACACTAAAAAATAAGGGGTGGCAGTGGCATCAATAGTATACTATATGGTGTCGAAGTTATAGtgtttaaatatatatcattgctTGTTAATGCTGTGCCTATAACTTTGTATCTGTCATAACAGTGTAATGTTCCTGAACTTTTGGATACTGTGGATTTGCCAAAACAAACGCAGTGTGATTTTTAATAGcttaaattttataaaagaaGTGATTTTTAATAGcttaaattttataaaagaagtcaaataacattAGACCACTGGGGCAAGAATGTGTTTGGGTATAATTTGAAACTAAGTTTAGATAAAATCTTCTTTTTAAATCTAATTAATCTACTTTTTAAATCTAGTTGGTTTTTTTTATACAGTTTAACCGCATATAACAAATGGGTGAGCTTTAATTAGCCTTAATGATGCTGCCAACTTAAAAATGCTTTGGGATTTGATCAATAGTAAGGAAGATTGGGCGGTCTTGTTAAAGAACGGATTATGCGACCACACGGTTTCATAAGGTACCTCATTTTCTCAACTTTATGGACTGGTATAAAGGCTGAATCTTCTGTCCTTGTCAACAACTCTTGCTGGTATAAAGGCCAATGGACTTTTCCGACTGTTTGGTATTCCTGGTTCCCTTTCTTGTTTAATCGGATCATTATTCATCACCCTCCTGCCATCGCCTCGGAGGACTTCCTGTCGTGGAACCATAATGCTACCGGTTTCCTTAATTTGAAGGATGCGTACTTATTCAAATCTAGACAGGCTCCGGATGTGACTTGGAGTAAAATTCTATGGCATGTTAACATTCCTCCCAATAGATCTCTAACAGTTTGGAAGATGCTGCACGTGAAGCTTCCAACGGATGATTTTCTGGCGAATCGTAGTATTTCTCTGGCTTCTCGCTGTCCGCTCTGCCGTAACAATTCAGAATCCTTTCAGCACATTCTTTTTGAATGCATTTTTTCTTCTCGGATCTGGTCGTGGTTACAGAGCAAGATGCAGATTTCGTTCCGCCCGAATTCTATTGTGGACTGGCTTCTTTTTTGTTACCGCAATAAGTCTCCCCAATCTGCGCTTGTTCTAAGTGCTGCTGTTGTCAACACTTTGGCAAAGATCTGGCATTCCAGAAACCAAGCTAAACACCATTGTCGTGTCGTCTCTCATACTGCTGCCATCAACTGGATAACATCCCAAACTCAACTTTCCGGAAATGCTACGATCAAAACAGCCAGGATCAGTATACAGGACTTTGTTTGCATTAAAGCTTTCCATGTTAATATCCATCATCCCAAGGCTCCATCTGTTAAAGAGGTTATTTGGGATCCGCCCCCGTTAGGCTTGATTAAATGTAATTGTGACAGGGCCTTTATCCATGGCAGCTCCAATGCCGGAGGAGCGGTATTTTTCGTAACCATCTGGGCGATTTCCTTTTGGCTTTTGCGGACAATATCTCTTGTGTTTCTTCCTCTCAAGCAGAATTTGGTGCTGTCATTAAAGCTTTGGAGATTAGTTTAAGTCGTGGTTGGGATAAGCTTTGGATCGAGACAGATTCTAGCTTAGTGGTCAAAGCTTTTTCCAACCACACTCTTGTGCCTCTTATTTTTAGGAACAGATGGAGACATTGTCTTCTCCACCATAATTTTTCTCACCTTTGCATCACTCACATCTATAGAGAAGGTAATTCATGTGCCGATTTTTTGGCGAATTTCACGCTCGGCATCAGTGATACCGTTTTTTTTGATTCCATCCCTTCGGGTATTAGGAAGGATTTTATAAAGAATAGGTTAGGAATACCGTTCTTTAGATTTTCGTAAGCTCGGGGCTAACTTGTTCCCCTCTTTTGTACTGTTTCTTGTTTTATATATAAtcctttattcaaaaaaaaatgggTGAGGCTAGTTTGAGTTCCAAGCACATCTTAATACTGGATCTAGTGCTCCACTTTCATTTTGAAAATGATTATTAGATTAaggaataaaatatattttgtatattaaaaaaatgaaaatagtatttatttttaaacgAAAATAAGTATTTATTGACTATGGATCTGTCCCATTTCTCTTTAAGGATTGCTCTTTGCATCCTTATGTGTTTTTTCTTACCATAGTGAAAAGTCTTAAATGCCCTTAGTAATCAGAAATAGATCTTCAGACACATATTTTTTCACTCCAAAGATGCATTTTCATATGTACAAAAGGTTGATTCGAagattcgaagatgcatctttgAAACTCTCTTTATTTCATCATTCTTAGGTTGATTCGAagattcgaagatgcatctctgaaactcTCTTTATTTCATCATTCTGTGAGCATTCTGAAGATGCATCTTTGGAATATGCTCTGTTAGTTCAAAACAACAACGGGGCAATAACAATAATAGAAAACCAACATATATTAACATAACAATAAACATTACATAGATAAACATTATATAAACGTTGCAACATCCTTATAATATTTTTCGACTGATCTTCAAATCGTCGCATCCACTTCCGAAAAACCTTTTGTTGAGTAACAGGAAAAGGTATTCCACATAACCTTTAAATCACCCCCTGTCATCAATCCAAGCATAGTGAAATGCATCTTCCCTTTGTTGTCAATGGAGGATGAacgatactcgagcttgacaactctTCAATTTTCTAGATATCGCATCAGGGTATTTAATTTGGATTTCATATCAACAAGATGTATGTCTTAGGAGACCCTAACATCATCATTAACTTCATTTGGTTTAACATCATGCTTCACTTCGACCGATTTAACATCCACACTCACAATAGTTTTGGAAAACATATCCGAGCGCACTATATCTATTACCACCAATAACAGAAAAATAATGTTTAGATTCAAATTAACAAGACCCTTCGGATACAACGGCGGTtccaaggcccagctagcccgggcacgcgcccgggctcaacccctattgtTTTTTGTactttatccaatttaatagttgatttttagataaaattaagagaaaaattaataaaaataggatgtgaaaattaaaactaatgaatactcaatggtgtaaagtttttaCTCAGTTTGTCTAAAATTCCTGACTCCGCCGCTGTCCGGATATGATATCCGAACCTCACCAAACTTTGTCCGAAGATGCATATCTAAATTCAACGTTCATTTTTTTAGCTCAAACAGAAGATTAATGCAAGGAATAAGGGGTAAAATGAATGATATTTACCTGCTGTTCCACCTTCTTTTCCCCCTTTGGAGTGATGAATTATAAGAATGATGTTTTGGTGTTGCAAAGTTGATTGAGAATGAGAGAAAGTTTTTTAAGGGTTTTGTAATGAAGCAGAACAAGCTTGTGCAAGGTGATGTTTTATCAATTTTTCCACTGGACATTtctagagatgcatcttcgaaaatatCAATGAGTTGTTACTTAAATCAGTTGCGTGAATAACAAAACCCCATAAATGGGTGCAAGAGATATTTCAAAGATGCACCTCTGAGTACACTAAACAGTAtatgaagatgcatctccaatccatatttaaaaaaaaaagctagGGTGAAACTCATAAATGAGAAGATTTGCGTGTCCGGACGTCTGAAGGacaatttcaaatttttaaagATGTGGTATACACATATAAGAGTGGAAAAAGCATTTCTCTTCTCTTATACTTATCAGGCGTGACAATTGGTCGGAGCAAACTTAAACATTATCAACATCACCCCCAACTCCATGTGTACCTCTTTTTTCCGCCTCTAAATTCAATAGGGTAACATGAACCCCCACCCTTAACGGAAAACAGATTTTTTTGGCCTTGCACTCACCTgcaaaatttgtaattttttttttttaaaaaatggtgGATTTTTacagaaacaaaaattaatactaAACTAAATAATTTGATCATTTTTCTAATAATGATAATacttgatatttttatttaatcagTATTATCAAAGATATTAGTATTAATTATTTCTCTATTCTTCCTATCTTGAGATTAAGAAGGATAAGTGGGTAATAAAGTTATTAAAATTGAGGATAATAAAGTGAATTGCAAATCAGCTACTTATAATATAAAACCACTTTCACACACATTTCTCTCAAACCATAATTTCTCGCAACTCAGATTCTCATCTTCACAGAATTGCTTCAATGTGAGAAACCTACCATGCACCACGACTTTCATATTTTTTCCGAACACTCACGTGTGAATAAAGTGTCTCCTCTTCCCTTCACACAATTTTCATTTTGAGATTTCTGATTTAGCCGTTTTTAAATTTGAAAGTTTTATTGAAAAGTAGAGTCACCAACACAAGATAATGAAGTTTTTTTATTAGTAATTTTGGTTTTGTGATTTTTGAGATTTtgtgacttttttttttcttcatatataattgattgaagagttttgatagaatttctttgtataaattgtttaCTCCCAATTTTGCACATAATGATATGTTTAGTTCCTCTCCATTGTGATATGtacaatttatatttaattaatttataactatttattaaaatttaggctaaatattt from Vicia villosa cultivar HV-30 ecotype Madison, WI linkage group LG4, Vvil1.0, whole genome shotgun sequence encodes the following:
- the LOC131599083 gene encoding large ribosomal subunit protein eL27, with translation MVKFLKPNKAVILLQGRYAGKKAVIVKTFDDGSREKPYGHCLVAGIKKYPSKVIKKDSAKKTAKKSRVKAFVKLVNYQHLMPTRYTLDVDLKDAVVPDVLQSKDKKVTALKETKKRFEERFKTGKNRWFFTKLRF